A genome region from Musa acuminata AAA Group cultivar baxijiao chromosome BXJ3-5, Cavendish_Baxijiao_AAA, whole genome shotgun sequence includes the following:
- the LOC103985798 gene encoding thaumatin-like protein 1b, which translates to MMFGFMAPLSVLVLVFFSARGCLAASFTFVNNCQYTVWPGVLSNAGNAALSTTGFAVEAGQSRSIEAPAAWSGRFWGRTLCATDSTGKFSCGTGDCGSGKVECSGRGAAPPATLAEFTLGGGGNGTDYYDVSLVDGYNLAMLVAPQGGSGGGGCVSTGCVADLNGVCPSDLRVVLRSGTGASESVACKSACDAFGSAQYCCSGAYSNPNTCKPSSYSQFFKNACPKAYSYAFDDATSTFTCSSADYLITFCPGTASTSHKSTDHNPDATGGLPRNEGLPSNDGGAMVILGGYEFGQASPRAAREAALATVSLAALTSLLVADLLSLPSISCR; encoded by the exons ATGATGTTTGGATTCATGGCTCCTTTGTCTGTTCTTGTGTTGGTCTTCTTCTCTGCTCGAG GTTGCTTGGCGGCCTCGTTCACGTTCGTCAACAACTGCCAGTACACTGTGTGGCCTGGCGTGTTGTCGAACGCCGGCAACGCGGCGCTCTCGACGACGGGGTTCGCCGTCGAGGCAGGCCAGTCGAGGAGTATAGAAGCGCCGGCAGCGTGGTCGGGCCGCTTCTGGGGCCGCACCCTTTGCGCCACTGACTCCACCGGCAAGTTCAGCTGCGGGACCGGCGACTGCGGGTCGGGCAAGGTGGAGTGCTCCGGCCGCGGGGCGGCCCCTCCCGCCACGCTGGCGGAGTTCACCCTGGGAGGTGGAGGGAATGGGACGGACTACTACGACGTGAGCCTGGTGGACGGCTACAACTTGGCCATGCTGGTGGCGCCGCAGGGCGGGTCGGGGGGCGGCGGGTGCGTCTCCACGGGCTGCGTGGCGGACCTCAACGGGGTGTGCCCGTCGGACCTGCGGGTGGTGCTGCGGTCGGGAACAGGCGCGAGCGAGAGCGTGGCGTGCAAGAGCGCGTGCGACGCCTTCGGGTCGGCGCAGTACTGCTGCAGCGGCGCGTACAGTAACCCCAACACCTGCAAGCCGTCGTCCTACTCCCAGTTCTTCAAGAACGCCTGCCCCAAGGCCTACAGCTACGCCTTCGACGACGCCACCTCCACCTTCACCTGCTCCTCCGCCGACTACCTCATCACCTTCTGCCCCGGCACGGCCTCCACCAG CCACAAGTCCACTGACCACAATCCTGATGCGACCGGCGGCTTGCCGAGGAACGAGGGGCTGCCATCCAACGACGGCGGAGCCATGGTGATTCTAGGCGGATACGAGTTCGGCCAAGCCTCACCGAGGGCGGCACGCGAGGCCGCGCTTGCCACCGTTTCGCTTGCAGCTCTCACCTCCCTACTTGTGGCTGATTTGCTGAGCCTTCCATCCATCTCTTGTCGTTAG
- the LOC135638896 gene encoding trans-cinnamate:CoA ligase, peroxisomal-like, whose amino-acid sequence MDRLQKCPANYVALSPVTFLERAAGVYADRTSVVYQRTRFTWKQTYERCRRLASSLRLLNISKNDVVSVLAPNVPAMYEMHFAVPMAGAVLNTINTRLDCKNLATILKHSEAKVFFVDYQYVPLAVDALKLLMADPDTPQMPLVVVIDDVDTPTGTRLGELEYEQLVASGNPTEELPQLEDEWDPIALNYTSGTTSAPKGVVYSHRGAYLSTISLLLQWGVGSEPVYLWSLPMFHCNGWTFTWGVAARGGVNVCIRNTSAGEMYQAIADHRVTHMCCAPIVFTILLEAGLSERRPIASPVQVLTGGAPPPAPLLEKIERMGFKVTHAYGLTEATGPALVCEWRSEWDQRPSEDRARLKARQGISVLTLADVDVKNAKTMASVPRDGRSVGEIVLRGSSIMKGYFKNTKDTAEALRDGWFFTGDVAVVHPDGYLEIKDRSKDVIISGGENISSVEVETVLYKHPMVVEAAVVAMPHPRWGETPCAFVTLKKKCGGGDNTATEEAIITYCRANMSRFMVPKKVVFVEELPKTSTGKIQKFQLREMAKRFKVAERPPHGSSKTHLPNHGTRQVEPQQEHVLAMSRL is encoded by the exons ATGGATCGCCTGCAGAAGTGCCCGGCTAACTATGTCGCCCTCAGCCCCGTTACCTTCCTAGAAAGGGCAGCTGGCGTCTACGCCGACCGCACCTCGGTCGTCTACCAGCGCACACGCTTCACGTGGAAGCAGACCTACGAGCGTTGCCGCCGTCTCGCCTCCTCCCTCCGGTTGCTGAACATCTCCAAGAATGATGTG GTCTCGGTTTTGGCACCTAACGTTCCGGCCATGTATGAGATGCACTTCGCCGTGCCCATGGCTGGCGCCGTGCTCAACACCATAAACACTCGTCTCGACTGCAAGAACCTCGCCACCATCCTTAAGCACTCCGAGGCCAAGGTCTTCTTCGTCGACTACCAGTACGTCCCCCTTGCCGTAGACGCCCTCAAGCTTCTTATGGCCGACCCCGACACTCCCCAGATGCCGCTGGTCGTCGTCATCGACGACGTCGACACACCGACCGGCACTCGGCTCGGAGAGCTGGAGTACGAGCAGCTCGTCGCTAGCGGCAACCCGACTGAGGAACTCCCCCAGCTCGAGGACGAGTGGGATCCTATCGCCCTTAACTACACCTCCGGCACCACGTCCGCCCCCAAGGGGGTGGTCTACAGCCACCGCGGCGCGTACCTAAGCACCATCAGCCTCCTTCTCCAGTGGGGGGTCGGAAGTGAGCCTGTCTACCTCTGGTCACTCCCCATGTTCCATTGCAACGGGTGGACGTTCACGTGGGGCGTCGCCGCCCGCGGAGGCGTCAACGTGTGCATCCGCAACACGTCGGCCGGCGAGATGTATCAAGCCATCGCCGACCACCGTGTCACCCACATGTGCTGTGCTCCCATCGTCTTCACCATCCTCCTTGAGGCCGGTCTGTCCGAGCGTCGTCCCATCGCCTCCCCCGTTCAGGTGCTCACCGGCGGAGCCCCACCCCCGGCGCCGCTGCTCGAGAAGATCGAGCGCATGGGGTTCAAGGTGACGCACGCTTACGGGCTGACAGAAGCGACCGGGCCGGCGCTCGTCTGCGAGTGGCGGTCGGAGTGGGACCAGAGACCGTCCGAGGACCGGGCGCGGCTCAAGGCGCGGCAAGGGATCAGCGTGCTCACACTCGCGGACGTCGACGTCAAGAACGCCAAGACGATGGCGAGCGTCCCTCGCGACGGCCGGTCCGTCGGGGAGATCGTCCTCCGCGGCAGCAGCATCATGAAGGGCTACTTCAAGAACACCAAAGACACGGCCGAGGCGTTGAGGGACGGGTGGTTCTTCACCGGAGACGTCGCGGTGGTGCACCCGGACGGGTATCTAGAGATCAAGGACCGGTCCAAGGACGTGATCATCTCAGGAGGCGAGAACATCAGCAGCGTGGAGGTGGAGACGGTGCTGTACAAGCACCCCATGGTGgtggaggcagcggtggtggcgatgCCTCACCCGCGCTGGGGCGAGACCCCGTGCGCCTTCGTGACGCTGAAGAAGAAATGCGGCGGTGGAGATAACACCGCAACGGAGGAAGCCATCATAACATACTGCAGGGCGAACATGTCACGCTTCATGGTGCCAAAGAAGGTGGTGTTCGTGGAGGAGCTGCCCAAGACTTCCACTGGAAAGATCCAAAAGTTTCAGCTAAGGGAGATGGCTAAGCGCTTCAAGGTGGCGGAGAGGCCGCCGCATGGGAGCAGCAAAACCCATCTTCCCAACCACGGTACGCGCCAGGTTGAGCCGCAGCAGGAGCATGTCTTGGCCATGTCGCGCCTCTGA
- the LOC135638316 gene encoding rhodanese-like domain-containing protein 17 isoform X2: MAPILSSESAVTVDVHAAKGFVDSGHKYLDVRTAEEFKKGHPWNALNVPYVFFTPQGREKNPEFLGQVSSICDKDDHIVVGCQSGVRSLQATEELIKAGFKHVKNMGGGYVAWLENGFLVKALQEEL; encoded by the exons ATGGCACCGATTCTGAG CTCGGAATCAGCGGTGACCGTCGACGTGCACGCCGCGAAAGGCTTCGTGGACTCCGGCCACAAGTACTTGGACGTCAG GACGGCTGAGGAATTCAAGAAGGGGCATCCATGGAACGCCCTAAACGTTCCTTATGTGTTCTTCACCCCACAAG GGAGGGAGAAGAACCCTGAGTTTTTGGGACAAGTGTCCTCGATCTGCGACAAGGATGATCACATAGTCGTG GGATGTCAAAGTGGAGTGCGATCTCTGCAAGCTACAGAGGAACTTATCAAAGCT GGTTTCAAGCATGTAAAGAATATGGGAGGGGGTTATGTTGCCTGGTTGGAGAATGGGTTCCTCGTGAAGGCTCTTCAAGAAGAGTTGTAG
- the LOC135638316 gene encoding thiosulfate sulfurtransferase 18-like isoform X1 yields MGCCVCHLTVMVLLLLFVLPALSSESAVTVDVHAAKGFVDSGHKYLDVRTAEEFKKGHPWNALNVPYVFFTPQGREKNPEFLGQVSSICDKDDHIVVGCQSGVRSLQATEELIKAGFKHVKNMGGGYVAWLENGFLVKALQEEL; encoded by the exons ATGGGGTGTTGTGTGTGTCATCTGACTGTgatggttcttcttcttctctttgtgCTGCCGGCGCTCAGCTCGGAATCAGCGGTGACCGTCGACGTGCACGCCGCGAAAGGCTTCGTGGACTCCGGCCACAAGTACTTGGACGTCAG GACGGCTGAGGAATTCAAGAAGGGGCATCCATGGAACGCCCTAAACGTTCCTTATGTGTTCTTCACCCCACAAG GGAGGGAGAAGAACCCTGAGTTTTTGGGACAAGTGTCCTCGATCTGCGACAAGGATGATCACATAGTCGTG GGATGTCAAAGTGGAGTGCGATCTCTGCAAGCTACAGAGGAACTTATCAAAGCT GGTTTCAAGCATGTAAAGAATATGGGAGGGGGTTATGTTGCCTGGTTGGAGAATGGGTTCCTCGTGAAGGCTCTTCAAGAAGAGTTGTAG